The Natronobacterium texcoconense genome includes the window AGGCCGTGCATGAGTAGACCGCCGATGAGGACGGCCGTCGAGGAACTACCCGGAATCCCGAACGAGATGGCGGGCACGAGCGAGCCAGCGACGGTCCCGTTGTTCGACGCCTCGGAGGCGACGACGCCGGTCTCGTTCCCGGAGCCGAACGAATTGGGATCGTCGGAACTCCGGACGGCCTCCGAGTAGGCGACGAAGTTCGAGACGGTCGCGCCGGCACCGGGGATCGAGCCGACGATCATCCCGATGAATCCGGACTTGACGACCGTAATCGGGCGCTTGACGGTCTCGACGACTCCTTCGACGACGCCACCACCGATTCGGACTGGGCCGTTGGCGATACCTCCCTCCTGACCCGCGAGTTTCATCATCTCGGCGATCGCGAACAGGCCGATGAGGACCGCGACGAAGTTGATCCCGTCGTACAGCAGCATCGAGTCCGTATACCGGTTGTCGAGACTCATCGGCGCGGTACCGATCGTCGTCACGAGCAGGCCCGCCGCACCGGCGAGCAGCCCTTTCGCGATCGAGCCGCGAGTGACGACCGTGATCATCGCCAGTCCGAGGACGGCGATCAGGAACCGCTCGGGGGTTCCAACCGCCAGTACCAGATCGATCAGGAACGGCGAGAACAGCAACAGGGCAGTGATCGTGAACGCGCCCGCGATCGTCGATGCCGTCGCGGAGATCGACAGCGCCGTCGCTGCCCGCCCCTCCTTCGACATCGGGTAGCCGTCGAACATCGTCGCCGCCGACGACGAGACCCCCGGTGTGTTGATGAGGATCGCCGCGATCGATCCACCGTACATCGCGCCGCTGTAGATGCCGACCAGCAGGACGATCCCGTTCGTCTCCCCGAGCGGGAGCGTCAGCGGGAGGACGATCGCCATCCCCAGCGGCGGTCCGAGGCCGGGGAGTGCGCCGACGACGATGCCGATCAGGACGCCCACGATCACCCACACCATCGTCTCGAGAGTAAACAGCGTATCGAAGGCGGCGATCAGCGTTTCGACGGTCACGCACTGATCACCGCGTCAGGGACGGCCGCCAGTGAAATCGGTAGTTCCGGCAGGACGGGCACCGGGAACCGCCACCCAGTGTACCAGCCGACCGCGATTTCGGGGGAAACGACGAGGAAGAACGCGTAGGCGATCCCGAAGCTCACTCCGGCCAGTGCGAGCGTCTCGTACCACCGCATCCGCGCCCACAGCGCGTAGAGCGCGACGAAGATCGGCGTCGCGTACAGCATTCCGATCGTGAACGTGAGCGCGACGTACACCACACAGAGGGCGCTGGTGACGGCCGGCCCTCGTGGATCGTCGATCTCGTAGGTGTAGGTCGCGGACGACGTCTCGGTCGTCGCGTCGCCGCTCGAGTCGGCTGCGTCGTCGATTTCGACGTCGTCCGCTCGCTCTTCGCTCGAGCGGTCGGCGTCGTCCTCGCCGAGCACCTGCATCGGTTCGGCGACGATCGATCGAACCGGAGCCGGGAGGTAGTTGCGCGCGAGCAACAGCGCGGAGAAGACGACCGTCGTGCCCGCAGTCAGTCGCGGGAACGTCGCTGCGTCCGAACTGAACTCGTTCGCGCCGTGGTACATGTACGCGCCCGCGACGAGGAAAAACAGCAACAGGACGTGTTCCATCGTCGGTCGCTCGCGGAAGACGACCTCGCCCGCGTCGCCGAGCGTCCGCGAGAGAGCACGGGCTCCGTCGGCGAGTGCGTCGATGCCGCCCCGGAAGGCGCGTGGAAGGTTCGTGTCTGGCATCGGATGTTTTCGGTCTCGGCCTCGCTTATTGTCTCACGTGAGTACAGAACTGGGGACGAACAGTGTAGTCGTCCCGGCGCTGTAGTGGTGTTATTCGTCCTCTTCCTCGATCTGCTGCTGGAACGCCTCGAAGTCGACGTTGTCCTCGAGGGCGTCGACTGCACCATCGAGGTCGGCTTCGGCCTCGTCGAGGCCGCGGAACTCGACGATGTTGCCGGTCTCGTCCTGCCACTCCTCGGTTTCCTCGTGGGTAGCAGCGTACTCGATGGCGTCCGCGAGTTCCTGGCGGACGTCCTCGGGCGTTCCCGGCGGCGCGATCTGAGTCAGTCGGAACTCGGAGATGTAGGCCAGACTGTCGCCGTAGTCGGTGATCTGGTCGATTTCGGGGAACGCGTCGAACTCGGTGTCGGCGAGGTTCACGACCGCGCTGACGTCGTTACCGTCGACGATGTCGGCCGCGGAGGTGTTCGTCGCGATGCCGGCCGGCACCTCGTCGGAGAGAACCGCCTCGTTGACCTCGCCACCGCCGTCGTAGGAGACCGCGTTCTCCCATTCGAGTCCGTAGTCGTCGCGAAGCAGGTGCGAGATGGCGTGGCTGTCGTGGCCGACGCCCTGGTGAGCGAAGTTCTCGAGGTCGCCGTTCTGGTAGGCGTCACGCAGGTCCGCGTAGTCGTCGATGTCGTGCTCGTCGTTGACGATGATCGTGTAGCCGAAGATCCCGGAGATGGCGATCGGTTCGAAGTCAGTCGGCTCCCAGTCGGTGTCCTCGAGTCGCCACGCGAACTGCCAGCTCGGAGTGTTGGCGGTCCCAAACGTGTAGCCGTCACCGTCCTGGCCGTGGAGCCACTCGACGCCACGGAGACTGGCTGCACCCGGACGGTTGTCGATCTCGATAGACTGGCCGAGTTCCGCTTCCGCGAGCGGGGCGAGCTGGCGTGCGTACGCATCCGTTCCGCCACCTTCCGACCACGGAATCATCCACGTTACCGAGTCGGTCGGGAAGTCGTCGCCAGCGTCACCACCGGCCCCGCCCGTCTCTCCGTCGTCGAGGCAGCCAGCGAGTCCAGCGAGCGAAATTCCAGCCGTTGCACCCATTCCCTTCAGCACGTCTCGTCGATCCATGCTTCCCCGTACCCACTGGACCAGTGATAAGGGTAGCATCCTGTGCAATAGTTACAGGTATCTATTACAGAAATGAAAAATGATGGTGTTTACTGCCAGTATTTTGCGTGATGTTGTGTATCGGGGGAGCCAATTACATGGCTCGAGATGCCTGACCGCGACGGAACCCGTCGAGGACAATACGGCAAACGCGTAACCCAACAAAACCCTTACTGTGACCTGTCGAAAACCCTGTCGCACGTGAATTTGCTTCCGGA containing:
- a CDS encoding tripartite tricarboxylate transporter permease, with protein sequence MVWVIVGVLIGIVVGALPGLGPPLGMAIVLPLTLPLGETNGIVLLVGIYSGAMYGGSIAAILINTPGVSSSAATMFDGYPMSKEGRAATALSISATASTIAGAFTITALLLFSPFLIDLVLAVGTPERFLIAVLGLAMITVVTRGSIAKGLLAGAAGLLVTTIGTAPMSLDNRYTDSMLLYDGINFVAVLIGLFAIAEMMKLAGQEGGIANGPVRIGGGVVEGVVETVKRPITVVKSGFIGMIVGSIPGAGATVSNFVAYSEAVRSSDDPNSFGSGNETGVVASEASNNGTVAGSLVPAISFGIPGSSSTAVLIGGLLMHGLNPGQSMFDPAGELALTYAMLLALLVGNVVILLVGLTLITRLGLLTRLDTDYIIPIVVVLSFLGTYALDANAIDVVTIVVFGVIGFYMVRYNYSVIAFVLGVVLGNIAERNLHTSLEISGGSWAIFVDPIQYGWFSPLLVLAICAVLFGPFVKRGLEWLRT
- a CDS encoding tripartite tricarboxylate transporter TctB family protein, with protein sequence MPDTNLPRAFRGGIDALADGARALSRTLGDAGEVVFRERPTMEHVLLLFFLVAGAYMYHGANEFSSDAATFPRLTAGTTVVFSALLLARNYLPAPVRSIVAEPMQVLGEDDADRSSEERADDVEIDDAADSSGDATTETSSATYTYEIDDPRGPAVTSALCVVYVALTFTIGMLYATPIFVALYALWARMRWYETLALAGVSFGIAYAFFLVVSPEIAVGWYTGWRFPVPVLPELPISLAAVPDAVISA
- a CDS encoding Bug family tripartite tricarboxylate transporter substrate binding protein, which codes for MDRRDVLKGMGATAGISLAGLAGCLDDGETGGAGGDAGDDFPTDSVTWMIPWSEGGGTDAYARQLAPLAEAELGQSIEIDNRPGAASLRGVEWLHGQDGDGYTFGTANTPSWQFAWRLEDTDWEPTDFEPIAISGIFGYTIIVNDEHDIDDYADLRDAYQNGDLENFAHQGVGHDSHAISHLLRDDYGLEWENAVSYDGGGEVNEAVLSDEVPAGIATNTSAADIVDGNDVSAVVNLADTEFDAFPEIDQITDYGDSLAYISEFRLTQIAPPGTPEDVRQELADAIEYAATHEETEEWQDETGNIVEFRGLDEAEADLDGAVDALEDNVDFEAFQQQIEEEDE